One region of bacterium genomic DNA includes:
- a CDS encoding BrnT family toxin has product MKKIEGLIWLEEIIEKLLRKHRVNQTEVKEVFRNNPHFRFLEKGYRLEEDVYAAMGQADSGRYLIVFFVYKKDKKPLLYRHGI; this is encoded by the coding sequence TGAAGGGTTAATCTGGCTCGAAGAAATTATTGAAAAACTTTTACGCAAACACAGAGTCAATCAAACTGAAGTAAAAGAGGTATTTAGGAATAATCCTCATTTTAGGTTCTTAGAAAAAGGATATCGTTTAGAAGAGGATGTTTATGCAGCAATGGGACAAGCGGATAGCGGTCGCTATCTTATTGTCTTTTTTGTGTATAAGAAAGATAAGAAGCCCTTATTGTATCGGCACGGGATATGA
- a CDS encoding BrnA antitoxin family protein, translating to MKNNKSNLSKAKSYKEIGNFWDTHDLSDVWDKTQEAQFDVDIKSETTYYALDKKLAEQLHTIAQKRGISADTLINLWVQEKLQEQNV from the coding sequence ATGAAAAACAACAAAAGTAATTTATCCAAAGCGAAGTCTTATAAAGAGATTGGAAATTTTTGGGATACCCATGATTTGTCGGATGTTTGGGATAAAACTCAAGAAGCACAATTTGATGTAGATATCAAATCCGAAACAACTTATTACGCATTAGATAAAAAGTTAGCTGAACAACTCCATACAATCGCACAAAAGAGAGGTATTTCTGCTGATACCTTGATAAATTTGTGGGTACAGGAAAAACTACAAGAACAGAATGTCTGA